The Helicobacter cetorum MIT 00-7128 region GTATATTTGGTTTCGTAACGATGAAAAATCCTAATTAAAGTATCCCCATACCAAGCAAAAAATTCCTTTTCTTTTTGAGTAGGATTGATGGCAAATCTAGTGGAATTTTCTAAATCCACAAACACACAAGCCACATTATCAGCCTCTATCCATTCATCTGTTTCTAATCTTATCTTGCTGAGCGGAATTGACTCACAAAACAACATTTTCGGCTTATTACAATATTCTTCAAAACTTTGTAATGTTTCTATAAATTCTAATCCCATTTTTAAACTAACTCCAATAATATAGTCTTAAAATAATGCAAGAATTGTAAAAGACATCACAACAAAAATCAAGAAAAATATAAAACTATATTCAAAATTATTGTGTTTGCAATTGGTAATATTAGATAACACTTGAATTTGATTGGCTAAATCTTTAAGTTGCTTGTCATTGGTTGTTTTGGTGCAATGAGCCTTTTTTTTAATAAGTTCCACTATCTTATCACCACTAATCGTTGCAAGATATTTATAAAAATAAATATTCTCTGAAACTTGATTTTTTACAACAACTTCACGATTATCAGTCTTTGGAAACAATGCCAAAAGAATAAAAACAACCGAAAAAAATAAAAATATCAATGGAATAAAAATCAATATATATTGACAAGTATTTATAATTTTTTCAGAATTTCCCATTAAAAAACGCGCTAATAATCCAAGAACAACCAAGTTGATACTCAACAAAATATTAACTTTTGTTTCTATAAAACTTTAACTGCTCAAAAATATGCTTGTGTATATCCAACATAGAATCATAAGCTACCTTATTATCCTTATCACTTAAATCTTTATCATCTAAACTTTCTTCACCCATTTATTGCCTTATGATTATTTTTAAACCAAATATATCATAAAAAAGTTTTTACTCATAACTCAAACCGCTAATTTTTTCTATTAACTCCACACTTTTAATGCTTAAGGCTATCACTCTTAAAAAAGTTTCAAAAATGTATTTGCCCCCTTTAAAATCATTAGGATTGTCTGTAATAAAATCGCCCTCTTTATTTTTGGCTTTTTTAGAGATTTTAATACTCATATTTTTCATGTAACTTTCTACAACACTATTGCCACAGAGCTTGTATTCAAAAGCCACACTAGGAATATCAGTGATAGTGATATGATTGTTATAAATAACGCACTCTTTAGTGGTTTTATCTATAAATTTCATCTTTTCTACTTCATAAGTTTTAGGGTCATTAACATCGCCTATAATTTCAAAGCTCTCATGCTTTAAAGGGCTTGTTTCGTAGTTTAGGTGCAAGTTGGCTAATTCTTTCCCTAATTCACTAATAATTTTAAAATCTTTGCTTAAGGGGATTTTGGGGTCTTCTTTTTGCAAATAGATTTTATAGGTCTCTTTAAAACCTTTGTGGTGTAAAATGCCATAAGTGTAGTAAAAAATGTCTTCATAGCTGATTGTATTATCATTGTAATGCTCTCTAAACTTATTGAGATAGTCTTTACTAATAGCGTATTCTTGTGTGCCGTTTTCATAAGTATAAAGGGGGTAGGCGGTCATACCACCTGAAATTCCAGATAAATTCATATCTATTATATTATTTAACATAAGAACACTAAATTTAAGTTGAGAGATACAAATAATCTTATTTTCACTTTCTTGTGTAGGAAAAATATTAGAAAATTCTCGTGGTCTATCTATCCATTCTTTTTTAAAATATAAGTAAGTTTTAACAAAAGGGCGGTAAGTTGCCACTCGCACATGTTTATTGTCGTAATTTTCTAATATTTCTTGCCTTACAAAACGCTTTTTTAAATCATCACCCCAACGAACAATACCATTTATAGTAATTTCACTATCTAAAAACTTGTAGTAATCCGCTTTTTTAATGTTGCTAGGGATTTTAGATTTAAAGTTTTCGTAATCAAATCTCGCTAAATCGTTACGATAAGTTTCTAGGCTTGTTTCTATAGTGTTTTGCAAGGTTTTTTGTGAAAAGTTATAAGCCCATTCATCTCGGCTCGTTGCTACTCCCAAAGAATTAAGGGTAAAAAGAGCGTTGGTTGTGTCAGCTGACTTTTTTAAGCACATAAGTGAAGAGTATACCCCCCCCCCCCCCGAATTTCGTTGGTTGAGCCAGTCGTATTGTGCGTTAGGCACAATTTCTGTAAATTCAAGGTTAAAAAGGCTTTTATTTTCTGTTAAAAAGCGTAATTTGTCCTTTTTCTTCAAATTATCGCCGATGTCATAATAATAGAGTTTGTGGGTATTTAGGCTAGGGTTTTTCATGCCTAAAAATAAGCACACTCCGGCTTTAATATCAAAGACATTTTCGCCCTCATTTTGCTTTAAATTTTGCTGTTGGCTTTGTAAATCCCCCCTTAAATCTAGGATATAAAGCTCGTTAAAATCTTCTAAAAGGCGTTTTCTAAAGCCTACCCCTGCCTTACTATCTAAGAAACTGCTATTGACCACAAAACTCACAATGCCCTTATCGCCTATTTTTTGCGTTGCCATAAAAATCGCTTGAATATAGGTGTCTCGTGTGGTATGCCCCTCGTTTTTATTGAACCCACCGGTATAAGCTTTTTTAATCGCTTTTTCTAAATTAGGGTGCTTTAAATTAGCGTTATTTTCATTAACATCGCCTTGTTTAGAACTATAAGGCGGGTTAGAACAAACTATGGTGATATAGTTTTGTGCGACTTTGTCTTTAAGCTTTTTGTTTTCGCTTAGTGGGGTTGGCTCATCTTTAAAATCGGGTAATAAGGTTTTTTGATTTTTCAAATACGCCTCTTCTTCTAAATAATCCAAACTATCGCATAAAATCACATTTTTAAATAAGGGGGCATTTTTATCGTATTCTTGTAAGGTTTGAGTGATTTTTAAAATCGCTGTGTGATAGCTTAAGAGCATGATTTCTTGAGCGTAAAAATCGTTTGCTTTTTCAAAAACGATTTCTTTTTTAAAAAAGGCGTTTTCTTGGCTTAAAAGCCTGCTGATAAACGCTCCAGTGCCTGTGAATGGGTCTAAAATCTTCACTTCTTTGTTTTCAAAACTCAAATTAAAATGCTTTGAGAGTAAAAAGTTTGTGGAATGCAATAAAAAGTCTATGATTTCTAAGGGCGTGAGATTGATGCCATGCTTTTGCTTTTCTTTCTTATAAACGCCATCTATAAAAGCCTCATGCAAAGCATTGAGTAATTTAAGCTTGTTGCTATCACTTTTAGCACTTTTTGCTTGGCGTTCTACTTCTCTATAGTAGTCTTTTAAATCTTTTGTTTCGCCCTCATTAAGACCCTCTTTTTTAAGTTTAGCAATTTGTTCTTCTAAGGCCTTAGAAATAGGCTCATCAAAATGACCTAAAATGCTTTTATAAATGGGGTTTAGGATTAAATGGCTTGCGAGCATATCAAGACTCTCTTTTTTATCAATGTTATGATGAATGTTTTTTCTTAATACTTTTAAAAAGTCTGTGATAATAATGCCATTAGTTTTTCTATCAATATCTCTTAAGCGTTCTTTAATAGGTTCAATTTTAGTGGCTGCCTTTTTGCCAAAGTTTTCCCAATAGAGACTATCGCCGATTTTTTCAGCAATAACTGAATGGAGCTTTTGGGCTAGTCTAAAGCCCTCTTCAAAATTGATTTTTGGTGGCTTAGTTTTAGTTTTTTCGCCACTGCTTGAGCGCTCACTCATTGGTGGGGCGATATAAATGTTATCAGCGATGAACCTGTCATCTATACTTCTTAAGGCTCCTAAAACTTCCCATACCACTCTAAAGCTCGTGCTTTTAACATATTCGTTCAAACTTCTGTTATACTCATTAGAGTAAGCGACCGGTAAAATGATGTAACCATGCGTTTTATTAGGGTTATTCTTATCTAGTCTAATAGCCCTACCAATACTTTGAGCGATGTCAATCTTACTCTCTTTGCTATCAAAAAAGATGACACTATCAAGGCTAGGCACATCTACGCCCTCAGATAGACACCTAGCGTTGCTTAAAATTTTGCAAGTGGTGTTACTATCTGCTTTGTGCGATAACCATTCTAATTTGTGTGCTCTTAAAGTGGCGTTCATCTCGCCATCAATATGGTCTATTTCTAAATCAAAGGGGGCTAAATTAGGGGCATAAAGTTGCTTGTAATATTCTATGAGCTTGCAAGCGTGATTGGTAATCTTTTTGCTGGTGCTTTTAAAAGTGCTAAAGCTTATGGCTTGTTTGCTAGTAGTAGTATCGCCTAAATCAACTAAAGTTGAATTTTGATTGTTAGTAGTGTCTAGAACTTGGATATTGAACCGACTAAGTGCTTTATACATGCCTAGAATTTTAGCCACAAACTCATAATCTATCTCATCTTCAGCTTGGACTTTTTTGTGCGCCTCTTCTTTTAAGTGGTGTTTTTTATTATAAATATTCACTATATCAGCGATTTCTTTGGTGTCTGTCATTAAAACAAGCACTTTATAATCGCACAATCTTTTTTCAGCAATGGCTTGTCCAAACCCATAATAAAAAATCTCTTTGCCAAAGATTTCTTCATTGTCCATGCTTAAAAATTCTATTTCTTGGGGGTCTTTATTCTTTTTGATTTTTGGCACTTTAGGAGTGGCTGTCATATAAAGGCGTTTGTTAGCTTTTAAGAAATCATTATCATGGCATTTGGCAAACACATTATCTTTAGCTTGTTTTTTATCCACGCTTGGCACACTTTTATGCGCCTCATCACATATCATTAATTCAAATGTTAAGCTAGGCTCTAAATTTTGGGCTTTAGAGATGACTTCAATAGATTGATAAGTGCTAAAGACAATCAAACGCTCATTAGGTTTTTTATGTTTAAAAGCTTTGATTAAATCTTGTGGGTTTGTGCTAGCTTTATTTAAAATGTAGCCATCAAGCATTTCATCAGCATCTTTTTTATCCTTGCTTACTTTACCCACATCTTCATCACTACAAATAAGCGCATAGGAACAAGAAGTGTTTTTAGCCCTATTGGCTCTAAACTCTCTAAAAGTTTGCCCTACTAGCATAATACTTGGGGCTAGAAAAAGAATGTTGGAATTATTTGGGGTTAATTGCTCTATGATTTGCAAGCTTGTATAAGTCTTGCCTGTCCCGCATGCCATAATAAGCTTGCCCCTTGTCTCATTATGAATATAATAATGCTCTTTAACTTTGTTAATTGCCTCTATTTGATAAGGGTGCAAGGTTTTTGAATTTTCTTTAATGGCATGGTTTTTGACTAAATATTGATAATCAATATCTAATTTTTTGATTTGGTCTCTATCAATCACTTCTATAGGAATATGATTCATCTTTTGAATATTATTGAGCTGTTGTTGCACGGGTTCTGTAATACCATTTGTGGCGATTAATATCCCCTCTTTAAAACGGATTTTTTTATTGCTAGGGCTTTCAAAACCACTTTGTAAAAGCGTGAAAAAATTAGTAATATTGCTCTCTAATTTAATAGGGTTTTTGTGGTATTTGCACTGCACGCCTATATATTCGTTATTTTTGGTTGTAATGACTATATCTATGCCACAATCTTTGCCATTCTTTTCTTTAAAATTATCCCATAAATCAATGCTTACAAAATCTCTACTATCTTTGCTAGATAATTTAGTCAAAAAATATTTAGATAAAATCTCAAATAAAGTGCCTTTGATGACATTATCGGTTTGTGGTTTTAAAAATTGCTCTTCAAATTCTAAGAAAGTCATTAGCTATTTCCCTTAATCTATGATAATAGTAAATTATACCATTCAAAATCTTTCTAGCAAATAATTGCCTTTATATCAAAATTATCTTATTTCATGTATAAATTTTAATAAAAAATTATTTACCATAAAAAATTAAAATAATTCATATAGAAAGTCTTAAACTTTTAACAAGATATAAAGTTATAGAAATGGATACATTTTTTAAAAAATTTAATAGACATCATTCCAAATAAAAAGATTTTTGAGGCTTTTTGAAAATTGCTTAAAAAAAATTAATAAAAATCCTACCAAAAATACCAACCCCAAAAAGGGCAGAAAAAAGTTTTATCTAAAAGGTTTTAAAAACCTTTAAGTCTTGAGGCATTATCACATGCTTGTTTCATACCAAGCCTGCAACCTTTATCATAGATTCTTATAGCGTTATCGTTGTCCTTATTGTTATAATAGATTCCAGCTAGAGCAAAGCACCCTCTATCATCGCCCATATCACAACCCCTCTCGTAATTGTCCAAAGCTTTTCTCATATCCTTGCCTACCGCATCACCTTGAGCATACATATAACCTACCCTAGAACAACTGACTCCACTTCCCATTTCGCAAGCTTTTTGAAAATATTCTAAAGCAGTATGGTAGTTTTTCTTAATATATTCGCCTTGCATATACATAACCCCCAAGCTTGCACAACCCTCACGACTATTCAATTCGCAAGCCCTTTTTAAATATTCATGCGCTTGCTCTAAATCTTGGAATACCCCCTCGCCGTATTTAAACATAATGCCTATTGAATGGCAAGCATCGCCACTTTTCAAATCGCATGCTTTTCTATAGAAAATCACTGATTGCAAATAACTCTTTTTAACTTTTAGCCCCTCTTCATAAATAGTGCCTAAGATATAGCACCCTTCGCCCACTCCCATAATACAGCTTTTTCTATAAAAGACAATCGCCTCGTTGTAATTCCCAAGCACTCTTCTATCATAGATAATCCCTATATTAAAGCATGCTCTAGGGTCTTTTAAGGTGCAAGCCTTACGATAAAAATTGATAGCTTTTTGATAATCTTGCTTGACTCCAAGCCCCTCATCATAGAGTCCGCCTAAACCAGAGCAACCCTCCTTGCTATTCATCTCACATGCTTTTTCATAAAAATTGAATGCTTTTTTATAATCTGGTCTAGTGCCTTGACCATTTTCATAGATAACCCCCAAGTGCGCACAAGCATCACTTACGCCATCATTACAAGCTTTTTTAAAATTAGTCGTAGCTTTCCAATAATCGCCATTCTCATAGGCTTTATTGCCTTTTTCTAAATTGCTATTTTCAACAGCCATGGCAAAATGCACCCAAAGGCTACTTAACAGCAATGCTTTAGCTACTGCCTTTAAAACTCTAAGATTCCATTTCATTTTTAACCTTTTTTGATAAAACCTATTTAGCCCTAATTCTAATCCCTTATCTTAGAAAATAAAGCAATCTAACTTGGTATTCTAACATATAAATTTAAATATTAACCGCAACATCTAGGGCAATATTTTAAAATAAAAAACATTAAGAATATTATTTTATTATCTAATGGGTTTTAGAAGTGATGTAAAGATAAATCGCTTGCACTTCTTCTAAATTGAGATTGTATTTAGGCATCATACCCTTACCCAAACTCAAAGCGTCTTTAAAAGTTTTAAAATCCAAGTCATTGATTTTAGGGGCATAGAGGGCTTTCTCGCTATCTTTTTCATAATAAGAAGTGATTTTTTGCCCCTCCCCCTTAATGCCATGACATTTTACACAAGTAATACCCCTAGGGTTTTTATAAAGGGCTAATCCGTATTCAAAATCTGAGATAAAGTCGTTCTCTTTAGCATTTAAGCTTAACAGAGTTATTGCTAACATGATAACAAAACGCATTAAAATAATTGAGCCTTGTCTAAAATCTCTCTAGCCCCACTAGCTATAAACTCTTCTAAAAGCTCTTCAACCAATAAAAACGCTCTAACTTTTTTCCCTTGTTTTTCTTTAGAAATGACTTGCTCTCCATTAGGTAAGCCCAAAATCGCTTGGATTTTGACTTCATCATTAATGATGCTTGCATGCACACCTATAGGAATTTGACACCCCCCATCAAGGGCTTTGACAAACTCTCTTTCTAAATTACAGCAAAACGCACTTTCTTCATCATTGAGTTTTTGAAGGGTTGAAAAATGCTTGTGGCTTTTTAGCATTTCTACCCCTAACGCCCCCTGTCCCATGCTAGGAATCATTTCATCAACGCTAAAAGCTTTGCGATATTTTGCTCCTTTAATTTCTAAGCGTTGCAACCCTGC contains the following coding sequences:
- a CDS encoding Pycsar system effector family protein codes for the protein MLSINLVVLGLLARFLMGNSEKIINTCQYILIFIPLIFLFFSVVFILLALFPKTDNREVVVKNQVSENIYFYKYLATISGDKIVELIKKKAHCTKTTNDKQLKDLANQIQVLSNITNCKHNNFEYSFIFFLIFVVMSFTILALF
- a CDS encoding type ISP restriction/modification enzyme is translated as MTFLEFEEQFLKPQTDNVIKGTLFEILSKYFLTKLSSKDSRDFVSIDLWDNFKEKNGKDCGIDIVITTKNNEYIGVQCKYHKNPIKLESNITNFFTLLQSGFESPSNKKIRFKEGILIATNGITEPVQQQLNNIQKMNHIPIEVIDRDQIKKLDIDYQYLVKNHAIKENSKTLHPYQIEAINKVKEHYYIHNETRGKLIMACGTGKTYTSLQIIEQLTPNNSNILFLAPSIMLVGQTFREFRANRAKNTSCSYALICSDEDVGKVSKDKKDADEMLDGYILNKASTNPQDLIKAFKHKKPNERLIVFSTYQSIEVISKAQNLEPSLTFELMICDEAHKSVPSVDKKQAKDNVFAKCHDNDFLKANKRLYMTATPKVPKIKKNKDPQEIEFLSMDNEEIFGKEIFYYGFGQAIAEKRLCDYKVLVLMTDTKEIADIVNIYNKKHHLKEEAHKKVQAEDEIDYEFVAKILGMYKALSRFNIQVLDTTNNQNSTLVDLGDTTTSKQAISFSTFKSTSKKITNHACKLIEYYKQLYAPNLAPFDLEIDHIDGEMNATLRAHKLEWLSHKADSNTTCKILSNARCLSEGVDVPSLDSVIFFDSKESKIDIAQSIGRAIRLDKNNPNKTHGYIILPVAYSNEYNRSLNEYVKSTSFRVVWEVLGALRSIDDRFIADNIYIAPPMSERSSSGEKTKTKPPKINFEEGFRLAQKLHSVIAEKIGDSLYWENFGKKAATKIEPIKERLRDIDRKTNGIIITDFLKVLRKNIHHNIDKKESLDMLASHLILNPIYKSILGHFDEPISKALEEQIAKLKKEGLNEGETKDLKDYYREVERQAKSAKSDSNKLKLLNALHEAFIDGVYKKEKQKHGINLTPLEIIDFLLHSTNFLLSKHFNLSFENKEVKILDPFTGTGAFISRLLSQENAFFKKEIVFEKANDFYAQEIMLLSYHTAILKITQTLQEYDKNAPLFKNVILCDSLDYLEEEAYLKNQKTLLPDFKDEPTPLSENKKLKDKVAQNYITIVCSNPPYSSKQGDVNENNANLKHPNLEKAIKKAYTGGFNKNEGHTTRDTYIQAIFMATQKIGDKGIVSFVVNSSFLDSKAGVGFRKRLLEDFNELYILDLRGDLQSQQQNLKQNEGENVFDIKAGVCLFLGMKNPSLNTHKLYYYDIGDNLKKKDKLRFLTENKSLFNLEFTEIVPNAQYDWLNQRNSGGGGVYSSLMCLKKSADTTNALFTLNSLGVATSRDEWAYNFSQKTLQNTIETSLETYRNDLARFDYENFKSKIPSNIKKADYYKFLDSEITINGIVRWGDDLKKRFVRQEILENYDNKHVRVATYRPFVKTYLYFKKEWIDRPREFSNIFPTQESENKIICISQLKFSVLMLNNIIDMNLSGISGGMTAYPLYTYENGTQEYAISKDYLNKFREHYNDNTISYEDIFYYTYGILHHKGFKETYKIYLQKEDPKIPLSKDFKIISELGKELANLHLNYETSPLKHESFEIIGDVNDPKTYEVEKMKFIDKTTKECVIYNNHITITDIPSVAFEYKLCGNSVVESYMKNMSIKISKKAKNKEGDFITDNPNDFKGGKYIFETFLRVIALSIKSVELIEKISGLSYE
- a CDS encoding tetratricopeptide repeat protein; amino-acid sequence: MKWNLRVLKAVAKALLLSSLWVHFAMAVENSNLEKGNKAYENGDYWKATTNFKKACNDGVSDACAHLGVIYENGQGTRPDYKKAFNFYEKACEMNSKEGCSGLGGLYDEGLGVKQDYQKAINFYRKACTLKDPRACFNIGIIYDRRVLGNYNEAIVFYRKSCIMGVGEGCYILGTIYEEGLKVKKSYLQSVIFYRKACDLKSGDACHSIGIMFKYGEGVFQDLEQAHEYLKRACELNSREGCASLGVMYMQGEYIKKNYHTALEYFQKACEMGSGVSCSRVGYMYAQGDAVGKDMRKALDNYERGCDMGDDRGCFALAGIYYNNKDNDNAIRIYDKGCRLGMKQACDNASRLKGF
- a CDS encoding c-type cytochrome, whose protein sequence is MRFVIMLAITLLSLNAKENDFISDFEYGLALYKNPRGITCVKCHGIKGEGQKITSYYEKDSEKALYAPKINDLDFKTFKDALSLGKGMMPKYNLNLEEVQAIYLYITSKTH